A genome region from uncultured Tolumonas sp. includes the following:
- the proQ gene encoding RNA chaperone ProQ, giving the protein MENNEKINNSKELIAYLSELFPACFIATGEARPLKIGIFQDLAARLADDPRVSKTVLRSALRQYTSSWRYLHGLRPGMIRVDLDGNPAGELTEEHVTHAKTALKESKDKIFSSRRKGGNKPAKQKKPVVDLSTLKTGQQIQVMVGKSPITGNIKEITRDDVQVELATGMQVRVKAEHLVP; this is encoded by the coding sequence ATGGAAAACAACGAAAAAATCAATAACAGCAAAGAATTGATCGCATACCTTTCTGAACTGTTTCCTGCTTGTTTTATCGCTACAGGCGAAGCTCGTCCGTTGAAAATCGGTATTTTCCAGGATCTTGCTGCCCGTTTGGCTGACGACCCACGAGTATCTAAAACCGTATTACGTTCAGCGCTTCGTCAATACACCTCTAGTTGGCGTTATCTGCATGGCTTGCGCCCTGGCATGATTCGTGTTGACCTAGATGGTAATCCTGCAGGTGAACTAACTGAAGAGCATGTTACTCACGCTAAAACTGCGTTGAAAGAGAGCAAAGATAAGATTTTCTCTTCTCGTCGCAAAGGTGGTAACAAACCAGCTAAACAGAAAAAACCTGTGGTTGATCTTTCCACGCTTAAAACCGGACAACAGATCCAAGTGATGGTAGGCAAATCACCAATCACCGGTAATATCAAAGAAATTACTCGTGATGATGTTCAGGTTGAACTGGCTACGGGTATGCAGGTGCGCGTAAAAGCGGAACACCTAGTTCCTTAA